A section of the Lathamus discolor isolate bLatDis1 chromosome 6, bLatDis1.hap1, whole genome shotgun sequence genome encodes:
- the LOC136016827 gene encoding glutamine-rich protein 2-like has product MALLSLTQLLDAAIGTPDAEAVNFRALRDLLQAVLGHLGLQDRSPRGLEQPAERDRARTPAAGQQPQHPGEQLPAKDPLQGTAGGSEADVAADVGQPVQRVEGDESSSSEDTAGYQALLEEMSQMKEAQSRMQEEIRMMQEALGLGNLQDTAGRLPGLCNLRTLASDVQMLKERLCLYPDPEEVSNMVHCDVLEDCLVGSQGEQGRDGGRPRGHEGDQSATTKSPTSDMDTPHGASSVLGSRDSSVWLKDPGTALTDPKQQGGVPSDQRRDATTTAVMQTVSQDAQTTSLGTQPTQPESRGIPTTTLETQPESTITQTTISGEWLSTQVHQAGPLEAGTLLLTGQVLEIPLDTDPRATSHLQELALPSGSSSAYHNACKCYMETVGALKQIGQLRHLYAALKEQLAQLEATRLERTELEKLRLLLQEGGQESVASMLGDLQGQVSSLQGLASDLQGLSRDLQGLASDLHGEKGKIRKLESALGKLEVARASGQMDLSNQLSLPLGSTPQEVKRDTKDVAEQRQISEAALDQLVTQTAEKEQEQLEELRVMESTGQEEAVCPMCSSDTSMRLGKLLQCYEKLQGLVDSLMSSKKRAKVVRQLPGKSQDQEVLKRIQAAILQMQGEYEKLNSVMGSLLDDGRQQQKDIEGLFQSLERLEKEKADKEDLELGMDEKADKGALESKVSRAQFEASLELLNERSQEVLSRVTGQEQGLHEVQQQLREEMASKLDRLELGPFQQQLDEHWKSSLKQLKEMAPPMEADNAAGIRKQLLVDFQCLSCDRQLSMQVPGLPIPPIPSFPPLVPHITGQSHPVLKMEQTYRERVTACRYPTVPRQCGGQHTLTQPLQHSLHLQLVQPSTPQVLQPSTLLPSKQDKIELLGQDSCRTDPCPSAPGTTGPLEHMSASSHSHLHQVHWPHPPLQPRRVDEASWQPGRTGGHQLNPLQQARK; this is encoded by the exons ATGGCTCTGCTCAGCTTGACCCAGCTGCTGGACGCCGCCATCGGGACTCCCGATGCCGAGGCCGTGAACTTCCGAGCGCTGCGCGACCTGCTGCAGGCCGTGCTGGGGCACCTGGGCCTGCAGGACCGCTCCccccggggcttggagcagcctgctgagCGGGACAGGGCAAGGACCCCGGCCGCggggcagcagccccagcacccggGCGAGCAGCTGCCTGCGAAGGACCCGCTGCAGGGCACCGCCGGCGGCTCCGAAGCTGATGTGGCTGCCGACGTGGGGCAGCCGGTGCAGAGGGTGGAAGGCGACGAGAGCAGCAGCTCCGAG GACACGGCTGGCTACCAGGCTCTCCTGGAGGAGATGAGCCAGATGAAGGAGGCGCAGTCCCGCATGCAAGAAGAAATCCGCATGATGCAGGAGGCGCTCGGCttg GGGAACCTCCAGGACACCGCCGGGCGGCTGCCAGGCCTCTGCAACCTAAGGACTCTGGCCAGTGATGTG caaatgctgaaggaaaggctgTGCCTGTACCCGGACCCGGAGGAGGTCAGCAACATGGTGCACTGCGATGTGCTGGAGGATTGCCTGGTGGGCAGCCAAGGAGAACAAGGTAGAGATGGAGGAAGACCCAGAGGACACGAAGGAGACCAGTCTGCCACCACCAAGTCTCCCACTTCAGATATGGACACCCCACATGGGGCAAGCTCAGTGCTGGGATCTAGAGACAGTTCAGTGTGGCTGAAGGATCCTGGGACAGCTCTAACAGACCCTAAGCAGCAGGGAGGTGTTCCCTCAGATCAGAGGAGGGATGCTACCACCACAGCGGTGATGCAGACAGTGTCTCAGGACGCACAGACCACCAGCCTGGGGACACAGCCAACACAGCCAGAGTCCAGGGGCATCCCGACCACCACCCTGGAGACACAGCCGGAGTCCACCATCACTCAGACCACCATCTCAGGGGAGTGGCTCAGCACACAGGTTCACCAGGCAGGCCCCCTGGAAGCAGGAACTCTCTTGCTGACAGGCCAGGTATTGGAGATCCCACTCGACACTGATCCCAGGGCCACGTCCCACTTGCAAGAGCTGGCCTTGCCCTCGGGCTCCAGCAGTGCCTACCACAATGCCTGCAAGTGCTACATGGAGACGGTGGGGGCTCTCAAGCAGATCGGGCAGCTCAGACACCTCTATGCTGCCCTGAAAGAGCAGTTGGCCCAGCTAGAAGCCACCAGGTTGGAGCGGACTGAACTGGAGAAGCTGCGCCTGCTCCTCCAGGAGGGAG GCCAGGAGAGTGTTGCCAGCATGCTGGGTGACCTCCAGGGCCAAGTGTCATCCCTGCAGGGCCTGGCCAGTGACCTGCAGGGCTTGTCCAGGGACCTGCAGGGCCTGGCCAGTGACCTGCatggagagaaggggaag ATCAGGAAGCTGGAGAGTGCCCTTGGCAAACTGGAGGTGGCCAGAGCCAGCGGGCAAATGGACCTCAGCAACCAACTCAGCTTGCCATTGGG GTCCACACCGCAGGAGGTAAAGCGGGACACGAAGGATGTGGCAGAGCAGCGGCAAATAAGCGAGGCTGCACTGGATCAGTTGGTGACCCAGACGGCTGAGAAGGAGCAAGAGCAG ctggaagagctgAGAGTGATGGAGagcacagggcaggaggaggcagtaTGTCCCATGTGCAGCAGTGACACCAGCATGCGTTTGGGGAAGCTTCTGCAGTGCTATGAGaagctgcaggggctggtggaCTCCCTCATGTCAAGCAAGAAGAGGGCCAAGGTGGTGAGGCAGTTGCCCGGGAAGAGCCAG GACCAGGAGGTGCTGAAGCGCATCCAGGCTGCCATCCTGCAGATGCAAGGGGAGTATGAAAAGCTTAACTCTGTCATGGGGAGCCTCCTGGATGATGGTcgccagcagcagaaagataTTGAG ggtCTGTTCCAGTCCttggagaggctggagaaggagaaggcagaCAAGGAGGACCTGGAGCTGGGAATGGATGAG AAAGCAGACAAAGGCGCCTTGGAAAGCAAAGTCAGTCGCGCCCAATTTGAGGcgagcctggagctgctgaacGAGAGGAGCCAGGAGGTGCTGAGCCGGGTGACAggccaggagcaggggctgcacgaggtccagcagcagctgcggGAGGAGATGGCCTCCAAG CTGGATCGCCTGGAGCTGGGGCcgttccagcagcagctggatgaACACTGGAAGAGCAGCCTCAAGCAGCTCAAGGAAATGGCACCACCGATGGAAGCTGACAATGCAGCTGGGATTCGGAA gcagctgctggtggaTTTCCAGTGCCTGTCTTGTGACAGACAACTCAGCATGCAGGTGCCTGGCTT GCCTATCCCGCCCATCCCATCCTTTCCACCACTGGTCCCTCACATCACTGGACAATCCCACCCTGTTCTAAAGATGGAGCAAACCTACAG GGAGCGGGTGACTGCATGCAGGTACCCCACAGTGCCACGGCAGTGTGGGGGCCAGCATACCCTCACACAGCCGCTGCAGCACAGTCTGCACCTGCagcttgtccagcccagcacccCACAGGTACTCCAGCCGtccaccctgctccccagcaag caggacaAGATAGAGCTGTTGGGCCAGGACAGCTGCAGGACTGACCCCTGCCCCTCAGCCCCAGGCACCACTGGCCCACTGGAACACATGTCAGCCTCATCCCACAGCCACCTTCACCAAGTACACTGGCCCCACCCACCCCTCCAGCCCCGCAGGGTGGATGAAGCAAGCTGGCAGCCAGGAAGGACTGGGGGTCACCAGCTGAATCCACTCCAGCAGGCGAGGAAGTAG